The sequence TCCATTTTGTACCACCAATAGTCTCTGTCTAATGTGTCTCTTAGTTTAATGAAAAGAGGAGCAAATCGTTTAAAGTCATATTTTTCGTTCGGTTCACTCTCATTTTTATAACAATAGGCTGGTTTGTTTTTATCGGTTAGCAATTCATTAATTGAGTTTCCATTAATACTATTCCTATATACTAACGTCTCTCTATCGAAACCTTCAATTTTTTTTAGGTTTTGCAGGTTATATTCGAATACCGAATAATCGTCAGCCCAATATGAATGGGTCAAACGTTTTAAACTGGAATGGATACCTTTTGTTAATTTTCCATTCCAATAAACTTTTTCTTCTGAGACTGCAATTTTTGAATTCCAAAGGTTAGCTATTGGGTCATTATTTATATCATTATTTAATTTATTCAATTCTTCTCTATAGGTCTCATCAAAAAATAATTTTAGATTATCTTCTTTAATTGTTTTCCCTCCTGGTCCAAAATAAAAACCATTTTTGTCTTTTGCATAAAATCGTCCTATGGCTTTAAATGATTCAAAATCTACTTTGGCTTTTATTCGCGTTAAAAACAGCTTTGTAGAATTGCCTTTTTCAATAAGACTGAATCCATATAATTCCTCTTGATTACGGAGAAAAGTTGGACTTAGCCATTCACAGTCATCTTCATCAACATATATAGGGTTTCCTTTGATGTCATCTAAAAAAAAATTGGTTTGTGTATTAGTTTTATGATCTTGATAATAATTTTCGACAAGGCGATTATCTTTTATAGTGATTGTAGATATTATTTGAAATTCTCTACCTATGGGAATATTATTTGGAAATAAGTATGCAGATATTTTCATTGTGTTAATAGTTTACAACGTCAGTTTGTCTAAAAACCTCCATTTATATTAAAATAGGTTATAAATAAAAGTAAAATATTTTTTTAAGTTTATCAATTTTATAGAAACATACATAAATTTAAAAAAAAATAAGACTTAATAAATGTTGTGCAACAGCTACCATTCTTGGTGGTAGTTATATTCAATTTCAATTATTCCTTTTAAATATAATTTTGCTTGTCCACTCAACTCAACTCGTTTGTTTAAATTTTTGCATTTTAAAAATCCTTTTCTGTCGGATAGTTGAATAGCGGTCAATTCATTTTTGTTCAATTCTGCCGACCAGTATGGAGTCAAAAAAGTATGAGCTGAACCACATACAGGGTCTTCATTAACTCCTACTTGGGGTGCAAAAAATCTTGATACAAAATCAGATTTTTCTCCTCTAGCGGTTATGATTATTCCTCTTGCATTGACTTTTGCGATTTTACTAAAGTCGGTTTCAATGTCTTTTATTTGTTGCTCATTTTCAAACCTTAACAAATAATCTGTTTTTCCTTTAAATGCTTTTGTAGGTTTAAAGTTGAATCCACTTTTCAACTCCTCTGATAATTCAACTTCATTAAATTGATCAGACGGAAAATTTAACGTTAACCAATCGCCATCTTTTCTCACAGTTAAATTTCCACTTCTTGGTGAATAGAATTCTATTTTGTTTGAGTTGTAATTTTCAAAGTTAAAAAGTACAAAAGCAGTTGCCAAAGTTGCGTGACCGCACAAATCGACTTCAACAGTAGGGGTAAACCATCTAATTTCAAATTGATTTTTATTTTTTACATAAAATGCTGTTTCAGAAAGATTATTTTCAGCCGCAATTTTCAGCATTGTTTCATCTTCCAACCAATTTTCTAATGGACAGACTGCTGCTGGGTTTCCAGAAAACACTTTGTCTGTAAATGTATCAATTTGATAAATTTTAAGTTCTTTCATTTATTTGATTTTTTTAATTACCGACAACGCCAGTTTGTATAAAAACTTTCGTTTATTTTAAATAAAAAATTGAAGTAAAAATAGCTGATTTAAGCTACACAAAAAAACTTTTTTGAATGTAATGTTTGATCATTGCAAATATTAATATTCGCTTAAAAAACCTTAAAAAAGCAACTTACAACCCAAAAATAGAAGTTTAATACTTTGTTAACTTTTGTTATTTTTCAATCTGATGTACCCAATAAGCACCACTTATGTCTGTAATTTTAAGAGTATATTTTCCTTTAGGCAAGTTTGATAAAATGTCATTTTCCAAATTAAGTTTTGCTTTTGCCCCTAAAGGCACAATTAAACTGTGTTTTCCTGGTTTTATTTTAGCAACATAGTAGTTTGAAATACTCTTTTTGTTCAAGGTTGCTAAATTTTCTTGGGTGTATTCTAAAATTGAGTTGTTTTGACTGTCATATAAGTTAATACCTATAACCCAAGAGCCATAAACATCTACTCCTTCGGTTCTAAAGACATCAAAAGTAAGGGTGTTGTTTTGAATTTCACCATTAGTTATTTCAAGCTTTGGTTTTACTGATTTGTTATGAAGTGTTCCCCAAACTCCTCCGTGAAATACTTGATTGGTCATTAGTGTCATTCCAAAAATAAATAGTGAACCCATTAATACTACTTTAGGAAATAGATGCTCTTTAATTGGTGAAATTCCTGAACCTAACCAACTAAACCATTTCTTTTTGGTAATAGTAAAATTGTGTTTTATTAAATAGTTATCCATAGAATATTTTCCACTTCCTGTTAAAAATAAAACAAAACCTGTAGCTATTCCTAAGACACCAATTTGCCATTCATCTAGACAGGTTGTACCTATCCAACCCGAACCAAGAAGAATCCCCATAGCTAAGCCAAATACGCCAATACTCATAATTCGAGTGAATAACCCAAACATTATAAATAATCCAACAATACCTTCTACAATGGTAAATATTACCATATTTATCCAAAGCACATCTGGGTTCTCCACCAAGTATTGGATAATTGGTTGTATACCTAAAGCATTGGGTAAAAAAGCATTAAACTTTTCGCCAATATATCCAGCCACTTCAGGATCTAATTTGTCGACTAATACAGTTCTTCTCCA is a genomic window of Flavobacterium jumunjinense containing:
- a CDS encoding DKNYY domain-containing protein gives rise to the protein MKISAYLFPNNIPIGREFQIISTITIKDNRLVENYYQDHKTNTQTNFFLDDIKGNPIYVDEDDCEWLSPTFLRNQEELYGFSLIEKGNSTKLFLTRIKAKVDFESFKAIGRFYAKDKNGFYFGPGGKTIKEDNLKLFFDETYREELNKLNNDINNDPIANLWNSKIAVSEEKVYWNGKLTKGIHSSLKRLTHSYWADDYSVFEYNLQNLKKIEGFDRETLVYRNSINGNSINELLTDKNKPAYCYKNESEPNEKYDFKRFAPLFIKLRDTLDRDYWWYKMENNLQHQ
- a CDS encoding PhzF family phenazine biosynthesis protein codes for the protein MKELKIYQIDTFTDKVFSGNPAAVCPLENWLEDETMLKIAAENNLSETAFYVKNKNQFEIRWFTPTVEVDLCGHATLATAFVLFNFENYNSNKIEFYSPRSGNLTVRKDGDWLTLNFPSDQFNEVELSEELKSGFNFKPTKAFKGKTDYLLRFENEQQIKDIETDFSKIAKVNARGIIITARGEKSDFVSRFFAPQVGVNEDPVCGSAHTFLTPYWSAELNKNELTAIQLSDRKGFLKCKNLNKRVELSGQAKLYLKGIIEIEYNYHQEW
- a CDS encoding TQO small subunit DoxA domain-containing protein, translated to MKTVNIKNDAGLLALALRLVVGWTYFSAFWRRTVLVDKLDPEVAGYIGEKFNAFLPNALGIQPIIQYLVENPDVLWINMVIFTIVEGIVGLFIMFGLFTRIMSIGVFGLAMGILLGSGWIGTTCLDEWQIGVLGIATGFVLFLTGSGKYSMDNYLIKHNFTITKKKWFSWLGSGISPIKEHLFPKVVLMGSLFIFGMTLMTNQVFHGGVWGTLHNKSVKPKLEITNGEIQNNTLTFDVFRTEGVDVYGSWVIGINLYDSQNNSILEYTQENLATLNKKSISNYYVAKIKPGKHSLIVPLGAKAKLNLENDILSNLPKGKYTLKITDISGAYWVHQIEK